One Halocalculus aciditolerans DNA segment encodes these proteins:
- a CDS encoding AsnC family transcriptional regulator: MRTLDDIDREILRLLAADARRPYSEIAEAVDRSPPTVSERIDRLQELGVVRRFTVDIDRSLLDTGTPILLDVEVKPAEVESVRAALAESDRVEHVFVTADARVVAQVYVPDGGVRTFLAENVPFDAVREYDVSLLSESDWTPRVGEAELALTCAECGNTVTAEGESLRVDGERYHFCCPSCLDRFESTYERLSGGA, from the coding sequence ATGCGGACGCTGGACGACATCGACCGCGAGATTCTGCGCTTGCTCGCCGCCGACGCGCGACGGCCGTACAGTGAGATCGCGGAGGCGGTGGACCGCTCCCCGCCGACCGTCTCGGAGCGCATCGACCGCCTCCAGGAGCTCGGCGTCGTCCGCCGGTTCACGGTGGACATCGACCGCTCCCTCCTCGACACCGGGACGCCGATTCTCCTCGACGTCGAGGTGAAGCCCGCGGAGGTCGAATCCGTGCGGGCGGCGCTCGCGGAGTCCGACCGCGTCGAGCACGTCTTCGTGACGGCGGACGCCCGCGTCGTCGCGCAGGTCTACGTCCCCGACGGCGGCGTGCGGACGTTCCTCGCGGAGAACGTCCCGTTCGACGCGGTCCGCGAGTACGACGTCTCCCTGCTGAGCGAGAGCGACTGGACGCCGCGCGTCGGCGAGGCGGAGCTCGCGCTCACCTGCGCGGAGTGCGGAAACACCGTCACGGCCGAGGGGGAGTCCCTCCGCGTGGACGGAGAGCGGTACCACTTCTGCTGTCCGTCCTGCCTCGACCGGTTCGAGTCGACGTACGAGCGGTTGAGCGGCGGCGCGTGA
- a CDS encoding heavy-metal-associated domain-containing protein, with product MSTTLTVDGMNCDGCADIITGALEEVSGVDDASADLDAKTVSVDGDADADDLLEAVEFAGYDASIDEAADETDDADEEADAEAADDEGDADDEE from the coding sequence ATGAGCACGACGCTCACCGTGGACGGCATGAACTGCGATGGCTGTGCGGACATCATCACCGGCGCGCTCGAGGAAGTCAGCGGCGTCGACGACGCGAGCGCGGACCTCGACGCGAAGACGGTCTCGGTCGACGGCGACGCCGACGCCGACGACCTGCTCGAAGCAGTCGAGTTCGCCGGCTACGACGCGTCAATCGACGAGGCCGCCGACGAAACTGACGACGCCGACGAGGAGGCTGACGCCGAGGCCGCCGACGACGAGGGCGACGCCGACGACGAGGAGTAA
- a CDS encoding helix-turn-helix transcriptional regulator, translated as MDDLTGFQRDLFYVVAGLDEPKGITVQRELESAYGSSVIHARVYQNLDTLEGESLVEKGAKDARTNYYDLTEAGEDVIRERREWEREYLAESDVEVEAVTDT; from the coding sequence ATGGACGACCTCACCGGGTTCCAGCGAGACCTCTTCTACGTCGTCGCCGGCCTCGACGAGCCGAAGGGTATCACCGTGCAGCGCGAGCTCGAATCCGCGTACGGCTCGTCGGTCATCCACGCCCGCGTCTATCAGAACCTCGACACGCTCGAAGGCGAATCACTCGTCGAGAAGGGCGCGAAGGACGCGCGGACGAACTACTACGACCTCACCGAGGCGGGCGAGGACGTCATCAGGGAGCGCCGGGAGTGGGAGCGCGAGTACCTCGCGGAGAGCGACGTCGAGGTCGAGGCGGTTACCGACACGTAA
- a CDS encoding MarR family transcriptional regulator, with protein MFSEETVRDLPPSAKLVLKVLEYNGGLTQKEIVEKSRLSQRTVRDALDRLQEADVVEKDIYIPDARQNLYRLTVEDAKATIEAE; from the coding sequence ATGTTCAGCGAAGAAACCGTCCGTGATCTGCCGCCCAGCGCGAAGCTCGTCCTGAAGGTACTCGAGTACAACGGCGGCCTCACGCAGAAGGAGATCGTGGAGAAATCCCGACTCTCGCAGCGAACGGTTCGAGACGCGCTCGACCGCCTCCAAGAAGCGGACGTCGTGGAGAAAGACATCTACATCCCCGACGCTCGACAGAACCTCTACCGGCTGACGGTCGAGGACGCGAAGGCGACCATCGAAGCCGAGTAA
- a CDS encoding winged helix-turn-helix transcriptional regulator, with product MSDDARLPTSCPGEEWCPVTATASLVGKKWHPVIIARLLEDGPLGFSELESEVDGISSKVLSESLDDLGEKELVDRTVVNEKPVRVQYSLTEHGESLEPVIVALGEWGEEHLVQAEEGSASVV from the coding sequence ATGAGCGACGACGCGCGACTCCCGACGTCTTGTCCCGGCGAGGAGTGGTGTCCGGTCACCGCCACCGCCTCCCTCGTCGGCAAGAAGTGGCATCCCGTCATCATCGCCCGCCTCCTCGAAGACGGCCCGCTCGGCTTCAGCGAACTCGAATCGGAAGTCGACGGCATCTCCAGTAAGGTGCTCTCGGAGAGCCTCGACGACCTCGGAGAGAAGGAACTCGTCGACCGGACGGTCGTGAACGAGAAACCCGTGCGCGTCCAGTACTCGCTGACCGAACACGGGGAGTCCCTCGAACCCGTCATCGTCGCGCTCGGCGAGTGGGGCGAGGAACACCTCGTTCAGGCGGAAGAAGGGAGCGCGTCCGTCGTCTGA